A portion of the Coturnix japonica isolate 7356 chromosome 4, Coturnix japonica 2.1, whole genome shotgun sequence genome contains these proteins:
- the GASK1B gene encoding Golgi-associated kinase 1B, whose amino-acid sequence MTFFDQPGKIKNLLICCLCSPWTVRLWTCRRLRTRRNLLLGTACVIYLGFLVSQVGHVLPQYKGGYETISSRSLQDAAQTSFLGIPLDSTLPPPSFQEPNLGGNGTLVPPNVVYITLRSKRSKPANIRGTVKPKRRKKHAVPLSYGQHFPKSDFTVQKEIFFQQPGRDIHAVDAMGATTSLETRKHQLDILQHKEMAVRARGHQRPGGISVRIKAQPQAEESNIRIYSESSPSWLSKEDILSMRMLADSRIESIQELPSHKAVLVVFESGSSTTGTACNQGHCGIIKRPLDMSEVFAFHLDRILGLNRSLPSVSRKSEFFQAGQACPVILWDSSLSPTDNNTHSSVRLTWGKYQQLLKQKCWQNGKVPKDEWGCTEIHHHEWSKMAVFDFLLQIYNRLDRHCCGFRPLKEDSCVQQGLALRCSDQDAVDLTHIVQRRHDQRHLAFIDNKGFFDRSEDNLDFKILQGINEFPESAVSVLRSQRLREKLLQSLFLDKVYWESQGGRKGIEKLIDVIERRSKILLTYINAHGAKILPMNE is encoded by the exons ATGACCTTCTTTGATCAGCcaggtaaaataaaaaacttgCTTATTTGTTGCCTGTGCTCCCCATGGACTGTGAGGCTGTGGACTTGCAGGCGCCTGAGGACAAGAAGGAAtctgctgctgggcactgcGTGTGTGATCTACCTGGGATTCCTCGTCAGTCAAGTGGGCCACGTTTTACCCCAATATAAAGGAGGATATGAAACTATCAGTTCCAGAAGTCTCCAGGATGCAGCGCAAACTTCTTTTCTGGGCATCCCACTGGACAGCACCCTGCCACCACCTAGCTTCCAGGAACCCAATCTGGGTGGCAATGGGACCTTGGTGCCACCTAATGTAGTTTATATCACCCTACGGTCCAAGCGCAGCAAGCCTGCCAATATCAGAGGCACAGTGAAGCCAAAGCGCAGGAAGAAACATGCAGTCCCATTGTCCTATGGGCAGCACTTCCCAAAATCTGATTTCACTGTCCAGAAAGAGATCTTTTTTCAGCAGCCGGGGAGGGACATTCACGCTGTGGATGCAATGGGAGCAACAACCTCTCTGGAGACAAGAAAACACCAACTGGATATACTCCAGCATAAGGAAATGGCAGTCAGAGCGAGGGGGCACCAGAGACCTGGGGGGATTTCTGTAAGGATTAAAGCACAGCCTCAGGCTGAGGAAAGTAACATCAGGATTTACAGTGAGAGCTCTCCCTCGTGGCTGAGCAAAGAAGACATTCTAAGCATGCGTATGTTGGCAGATTCACGGATAGAGAGCATCCAAGAACTACCTTCTCATAAAGCTGTCCTTGTAGTATTTGAGAGTGGCTCTAGCACCACGGGAACTGCCTGCAATCAGGGGCACTGTGGCATCATCAAAAGACCCCTTGACATGAgtgaagtgtttgcttttcatttggaTAGGATCTTGGGGCTAAACAGGAGCTTACCTTCTGTAAGCAGGAAATCAGAGTTCTTCCAAG ctgGTCAAGCCTGTCCTGTTATTCTCTGGGATTCCTCCCTGAGTCCAACTGATAACAATACTCATTCTTCAGTGAGATTAACCTGGGGGAAATACCAGCAACTGCTGAAGCAGAAGTGCTGGCAGAATGGCAAAGTTCCCAAAGATGAATGGGGCTGTACTGAAATCCATCATCATGAGTGGTCCAAGATGGCAGTCTTCgattttcttctgcag ATCTATAACCGGCTAGACAGACACTGCTGTGGATTCAGACCTCTGAAGGAGGATTCCTGTGTGCAGCAAGGACTGGCTCTGAGGTGCAGTGATCAAGATGCTGTTGACTTGACGCACATAGTGCAGAGAAGGCATGATCAAAGGCACTTGGCCTTTATAGACAATAAAGGTTTCTTTGACAGAAGTGAAGACAATCTCGACTTCAAAATACTACAAGGAATCAATGA ATTCCCCGAGTCTGCAGTTTCAGTGCTGAGGAGCCAGCGTTTGCGGGAGAAGTTGCTTCAGTCTTTGTTCCTTGACAAAGTATACTGGGAGAGCCAAGGAGGCAGAAAAGGAATTGAAAAGCTTATTGATGTAATAGAAAGGAGGTCCAAAATTCTTCTTACTTACATAAATGCACATGGAGCCAAAATACTGCCCATGAATGAATGA